In the Panulirus ornatus isolate Po-2019 chromosome 57, ASM3632096v1, whole genome shotgun sequence genome, one interval contains:
- the LOC139766134 gene encoding uncharacterized protein isoform X2 gives MITSLRSMVVISETLLAFIVSSSFSEMLYFWHFEALLAFLVYGFLFETLHWHSWSGLSCLWFPSYETLLAFMEGTYLNISKGLWL, from the exons ATGATCACCTCGTTAAG GTCTATGGTTGTAATCTCTGAGACACTATTGGCTTTCATA GTCTCTAGTTCCTTCTCTGAGATGCTGTACTTTTGGCATTTTGAGGCACTATTGGCATTCCTG GTCTATGGTTTCCTCTTTGAGACACTGCACTGGCATTCATGGTCAGGACTTAGCT GTCTGTGGTTTCCATCTTATGAGACACTACTGGCATTCATGGAAGGGACATACTTGAATATTTCTAAAG GTCTATGGTTGTAA
- the LOC139766134 gene encoding uncharacterized protein isoform X3, with the protein MITSLRSMVVISETLLAFIVSSSFSEMLYFWHFEALLAFLVYGFLFETLHWHSWSGLSCLWFPSLIHTTSIGQDIVVCF; encoded by the exons ATGATCACCTCGTTAAG GTCTATGGTTGTAATCTCTGAGACACTATTGGCTTTCATA GTCTCTAGTTCCTTCTCTGAGATGCTGTACTTTTGGCATTTTGAGGCACTATTGGCATTCCTG GTCTATGGTTTCCTCTTTGAGACACTGCACTGGCATTCATGGTCAGGACTTAGCT GTCTATGGTTCCCATCTCTGATTCACACCACTAGCATTGGTCAGGACATAGTTGTGTGTTTCTAA
- the LOC139766134 gene encoding uncharacterized protein isoform X1, protein MITSLRSMVVISETLLAFIVSSSFSEMLYFWHFEALLAFLVYGFLFETLHWHSWSGLSCMFFEVFFDNMTRMIARLSVTSLISKNTHIYFFRSMVPISDSHH, encoded by the exons ATGATCACCTCGTTAAG GTCTATGGTTGTAATCTCTGAGACACTATTGGCTTTCATA GTCTCTAGTTCCTTCTCTGAGATGCTGTACTTTTGGCATTTTGAGGCACTATTGGCATTCCTG GTCTATGGTTTCCTCTTTGAGACACTGCACTGGCATTCATGGTCAGGACTTAGCTGTATGTTTTTTGAGGTGTTTTTTGATAACATGACACGTATGATTGCAAGGCTTTCTGTTACTTCCTTGATTTCTAAGAACACACACATCTATTTTTTCAGGTCTATGGTTCCCATCTCTGATTCACACCACTAG